In one Capricornis sumatraensis isolate serow.1 chromosome 1, serow.2, whole genome shotgun sequence genomic region, the following are encoded:
- the B3GNT5 gene encoding lactosylceramide 1,3-N-acetyl-beta-D-glucosaminyltransferase, translated as MDVRMFVSGRRVKKWQFIQLFATCFVLSLMFFWISIDNHIVSHMKSYSYRYLINSYNFVNDSLSLKRSEEGVPRYQYLINHEDKCQAQDVLLLLFVKTAPENYNRRSAIRKTWGNEKYVCSQLNANIKTLFVLGTPSDPLTRERLQRRLVWEDQMYSDIIQQDFADSFYNLTLKFLLQFSWANRFCPHAKFLMTADDDIFIHMPNLIEYLQSLEQIGVQDFWIGRVHRGAPPVRDKRSKYYVSYEMYQWPAYPDYTAGAAYVISGDVAAKVYEASQTLNSSLYIDDVFMGLCANKIGIVPQYHVFFSGEGKTPYHPCIYEKMMTSHGHVEDLQDLWMDATDPKVKTISKGFFGQMYCRIIKIVLLCKLTYVDTYPCRAAFA; from the coding sequence ATGGACGTCAGAATGTTTGTTAGTGGCAGGAGAGTAAAAAAATGGCAGTTTATTCAGTTATTTGCCACTTGTTTTGTACTAAGCCTGATGTTCTTCTGGATATCGATCGATAATCACATCGTGAGCCATATGAAGTCCTATTCTTACAGATACCTCATAAATAGCTACAATTTTGTGAATGACAGCCTGTCTCTTAAGCGCAGCGAGGAGGGGGTTCCTCGTTACCAGTACTTGATTAACCATGAGGATAAGTGTCAAGCGCAAGATGTCCTGCTCTTACTGTTTGTAAAGACTGCGCCTGAAAATTACAATCGCCGTTCTGCCATTAGGAAAACATGGGGCAATGAAAAGTATGTTTGCTCTCAACTTAACGCCAACATCAAAACTCTGTTTGTCTTAGGAACACCTTCTGACCCACTGACAAGAGAAAGACTTCAGAGAaggctggtttgggaagatcagaTGTACAGTGATATAATTCAGCAAGACTTTGCTGATTCTTTCTATAATCTTACTCTTAAATTTCTTCTCCAGTTCAGTTGGGCAAATCGCTTTTGTCCACATGCCAAATTCCTCATGACTGCTGATGACGACATATTTATTCACATGCCAAATCTTATTGAATACCTTCAAAGTTTAGAACAAATTGGTGTTCAAGACTTTTGGATTGGTCGTGTTCACCGTGGTGCTCCTCCCGTTAGAGACAAACGCAGCAAATACTATGTTTCTTATGAAATGTACCAGTGGCCGGCTTACCCTGACTATACCGCTGGAGCTGCCTACGTGATCTCTGGTGATGTGGCTGCCAAAGTCTATGAGGCATCACAGACACTTAACTCTAGCCTTTACATAGACGATGTGTTCATGGGCCTCTGTGCCAACAAAATAGGGATAGTACCACAATACCATGTGTTTTTTTCTGGGGAAGGTAAAACCCCTTACCATCCTTGCATCTATGAAAAAATGATGACATCTCATGGGCATGTAGAAGACCTTCAGGACCTCTGGATGGATGCCACAGACccaaaagtaaaaacaatttcaaaaggTTTCTTTGGTCAGATGTACTGCAGAATAATTAAGATAGTTCTCCTTTGCAAACTGACCTATGTGGATACATATCCCTGTAGGGCTGCCTTTGCCTAA